TCTTAGATGGGATTGTGAGCCACCTTAAAAAGCAGGCAGGTCCAGCCTCAGTAGAGCTGAAATCTGAAGGGGAATTTGAAAAATACATTGGAGACCGTGATGCCAGTGTTGTGGGTGAGcatatttttagttatttttgcaGTGTCTTCTGGCCTTCTATATATTTGTACAAAGTTAGATTCTGGAGGTTGAAGTGAAATAGTGCTGAAACACTGTCATGTCTTCAGGATTCTTTACTGATGCTGGAAGTGCTGCCCAGGGCGAGTTCCTGAAGGCAGCCAGTGCTTTAAGGGAATCGTACCGCTTTGCTCACACAAATGTGGATGCACTTCTGAAGAAGCATAACATCGAGGGGGAGTAAGTAGTCCTTGTTTTTCTGGCTGCAGTTTCTGTCAAGTCTTAATATAGTCACAAAGCTTGTTTCATTAAGAGTTCAAGTACATAAGCCTACATCTGCTGTTCAGGTTTTTGTTAATGACTTTTGCTTCCTTTATAAAAGATATGTTGGTATTTTGCTGTATGCTGCCTGTGTATCCTgatcagcctgtgtgtgttccAGGGGCATCGTCCTCTTCAGGCCACCTCAGCTCTCTAACAAATTTGAAGACAGTAGTGTTCAGTATGATGAAGGGAAATTCACAAACAGCAATATCAAGAAGTTTATTCAAGACAACATGTAAGTTGCatttttgatgtaaacattGATTTGTTTTAGGTGATTTTGCTTTTTGTCAAATGAATCAATATGTTTGTGTGGCAGTTTTGGAATGTGCCCTCACATGACTGATGACAACAAAGATCAGCTGAAAGGCAAAGATCTGTTGGTGGCCTATTATGATGTGGACTATGAGAAAAACCCCAAAGGTTCCAACTACTGGAGGAACAGGTACACCTTCATGTTAATTTTaatatcttgtgtgtgtgatcatgagGAGGAGACATCTCCACAGTTTGACTAATGGAACATATATTTAGCCACTTGCGCAAGATGCCCTAGTATTCTGTTGTTTAGCTACTATTTTACAGTTTAAGAGAGTTTAAGTCTTCAGTATCAGTCACAGTGATGAGTCAGATCCTTGTCTCAGGCATTTACTCCGTGTGCAGGGTCATGAAGGTGGCCAAAAGCTTCCTGGATCAGGGCAAGAAGCTGAGCTTTGCAGTGGCCAATAAAAACACCTTCAGCCATGATGTGTCCGAGTTTGGCCTGGAGTCCAGCAGTGGAGAGCTGCCTATTGTTGCCATACGAACTGCCAAGGGCGATAAATACGTCATGCAGGAGGAGTTTACGTAAGTGCGGCTTTTGGTTTTTCCCATCACGTTCAATCGCCAAAATACGTTGCATAgctgctattttgcaaagatCTCACAAAATAAGgccatatatttaataaacgtTGTGAATGTTTAATGCAGCCGTGACGGCAAGGCCTTGGAGAAATTCCTTCAAGATTACTTTGATGGAAATCTGAAGCGTTACTTGAAATCTGAGCCCATTCCTGAGAGCAAcgatggcccagtcaaagtgaGTGTGCAAATCATTACCTTCATTCCCCCCTATTTACCTTAATTGTAATGATTAGTGTTTTGGGTGCACTAACCTGGTTCATCATTTAGGTCTTAGTGGCTGAGAACTTCGATTCCATTGTGAATGACGAGAGCAAGGATGTTCTCATTGAGTTCTACGCCCCCTGGTGTGGTCACTGCAAAAGTCTTGAACCTAAATACAAAGAACTTGGTGAGAAGGTGAGTTATAATCTGCTTGTTAGAAGTACTTTTAAAGTGATATCGCTGGGCTTTTCAGCAGTGTCTACTAATGTAGACATCCAGATGGTCAAATCATAAGTTCATTAGCTGGTGCATTTTGTCAGGAGAAGCTCAGTCATGCTTTTGTTGCTTGTAAGCCTATTAGACTTGACCAAAAAATCAAACTTGATGTAATACATTGCAGgctagatagctagctagctagtggTGTGTGAATACAGATGCAAAAAAATGGCATGTTGTGTGTAGCAGGGAACTAGCTATACCAAAGTGTTTTGACATCTCAGCAAATGAGagtcttgtcttttttccccctctgcaTGTTTGAGTGTAGTGAGCAGGAGAGATATTTGAAAGCTGTTTTGCGTAGTTGCATCAGTGCACAAACTGCACGTTCCTGATTCTGAAAAGATTTTATTACCTCAGTGTGTGCTAATTAATCTGACTATTGAGAGAAGGAAACATGATGGTAGCAGGTTGTTCACCTCTGGACATATTTTTATTGATAAATGGATAAGACTGGACCAGAAATAATctagaaagagagggaaaaaaacagagctcagtgtcaagACTTGACCCTTAAACACCTTCTGTAATCACTTTGCAGGTCTCCAATGATCCCAACATTGTGATTGCAAAGATGGATGCCACTGCCAATGACGTGCCCTCTCCATATGTCGTCACCGGGTATGTACGAATACAGCAGTCTCTGGGACTTTCTGTGCTTGTCCTGCACACTCCGatgcttttcttgttttcaaACCCACTGACTGAGCACATCAATTTAATTAGTTGATCATTTTGCTATTATTGTCAGTTAGAGAAAGGTTTGAACTGTACAGATCAGCACTAGAGTACTATGTAGCactcaaacacaacactccATTCCACACCTTTcctgatatttttgttttattattattattttttttttttttccccccaggtTCCCCACTCTCTATTTCTCACCAGCTGGGCAGAAACAGAGTCCGAAGAGATATGAGGTAGAGAGATATTGAAGAGATATTGTTTTTGAGCAAACGCAGTGTTGAATTCGCAGGCAGCATTAGTAATAACTGTAGCTGTGGTTTATTCTGATCAagattgttttatttactttcaggGAGGTCGAGAAGTCAGTGACTTCATTTCATATCTGAAGAGGGAGGCATCTAACCCCTTGGTCGTAAAGGAGGACGACGAGAAGAAgtcgaagaagaagaagaagtccgAGTTATAAAGCATCATACGACAAAACAGTCTGACAGGAATCCTGTAGGGGAGCTAAATTATATTCCAACTTTAGTGAACAACCGAATAATCTGAGATGATGTCGGCTCTCTCTTGGGCCAGCTGCTCTGGGGACACTGTAGAAAGTTGTCGTGGCCAGGCCTTTGTGTGAATTTAAATAATCTTAAACTGGTACAGTGTGGTCAAATTGAGATTCACTTTCCCCATGCTGTACCTCCAACAGATGCACTTTGGTTTTGAAACCAAGTCCCCATCACGTTTTCTTTCTCATGGAAGGGGGTGGGGTTTTGGGGGTGGTTTGGGGGGTTGGTGAATGATTAGGACTTTTCCCTTTGCTTTTTTTGTACCATATcttgtttttgtacatttggAGAGATTGTGAAATAAAGGCCTACTAAACCAAAGGTCGTGTtctgtgctttttaaaaaaatattttagaaaccaTTCAGTGCTGGCACTTTATATACAtcttttattaatctttttgttattttttatattaaccttttgtttaatgtttgttctgtaaagctgctttgagacaatgtcaattgttgaAGATGCACAAcggatattttatttaatgatttgaaaaaaaattaaaattgccCAATTATTAAAAGTAGAATCTGGCTTGTTAGTTGTGGCATGATTACATTGGAGTGGCTTACTGTATGAAATCAGACCTTATTTCCCAGGGTTTACACTTGACTCAATCAATGCACTTCAGAATAGTAACCACACGGTGGCAGTATAATCAAATACATTGCTTTATAGTGTTTCCAAATAATCACAACTCGTTAAATATCACTTCTTACTGGTACCATTTTAATGTCAAATTTTCTCCAACCCAAAACACTTCACCTTTGAAAGATGcaggtttcatttttattaacaaacattACAAATCTAAAGACAACCCAATTTATACATACAAAATATCCCAAGGATttgaaatgtatgtatttgtggtTTCTTGAATGAATCTTTACACAGTTACTTTGATTAATGATGTAATCTTTTTTTCaatcctgattttttattttctcctgagCGATCCTGTTAGAAAGCAGAAAGCAGTAATGTTGGCATGATGTAGGTCTGAAAAGTTTTTCCCAGCCACAAATTATAAAATTGCAAGCATCAGTGCAACCAGCTGCATGGTgatcaaaacaaatgtgaatAAACGTTCAATTTGAAAAAATATGGTATTTAATACTAAGCATAgacatgtactgtgtgtgaacCTAATCTTAAATTTAAGCTTAAGTTACTGTAATATTGCGAAGGTTTTTCTGTTCCATACAACACACATTGCTGACATTAAAGGAATCTTATTTCACTCTTCACTGAGCTAAAGCTTGTATACACACTTTGGTTCCTTTGAGCATTTTTATCACTTAACATTCTTATTACAATGAAAGCTGGACAATGCACTTCACTTTACTCATGATGTTTATAAGCCTTTAGAGACGATGTCTAATTCTCACACATCCGTTCATTCAAACATAGCTGCAGTCAATCCAGTTTGTCTGAAGGTCTCGGCCACATGTTTGGAGTGATGGATTTTGGCTGAAAGGGCTTCGAACACATCATTCTGATCCTGTGCAGTGgcagttttgtaaataaacagcCCCAAAGACTCCAAGCCTCTCATGCCAAGGTTCACACCGCAacctttcagaaaaaaaaaacaagttacagGAAGATTTCTCACATAAGATAATACATAAAAGCGTAAaagttgaaaaagaaagtattttaattcaccattcattattttattattcattattaaatctaaatcatataaatcatgtATCAAGTAATTTAGAAAATGAACAcgttaaaaaagttttttaagtAGGTGAAgaaggagatggaggaggatgaatgctaaattgtaaataatatgaTTATGTATGCAAGAACATTTCTCCTAGTACACACATAAGCTTTGCCGATACCATGATTATCAGTATTATACACTTTCAGACAGTTGTATATCTGACATTCAGTACTAGACCTCAAAGTATTTGATATTTAGTTTTCAACCTGAAAGCAGAAATGAAAGTTAGTAGTATTATATAACTGATAAATCCTCCAGTATATTTAACAGTTAACTGAATATCTGACAGCACACGATATggacaaaagtttgtggacatttGATTATCACCCATACATAATTATTCTCTCAACTGTTGCCATATTTGGAAGCCATCAATTTTGTTCTATTATGCTGCAACATTACAAGTTCCCTTCACTGAAATTAAGAGGTCCAAAGTTCTGGAcaatgacaatgcccctgtgcacaaagcgaggcaaatgaatgtaatgaaagAATTCAAGCAGTCTGTACAGGACGCTGAACTCAAATCCCTCTGGATGAACTGAAATCCCAACTGCACCCCATGCCTTCTtgcccaacatcagtgcctgacttTAATAATGCTCTTGTGGTTGAATGTTCAAATCCCAACAGCCATGTTCAAAAATTTAGAGTAAAGCCTACAACAAGcatatgtgtgtgagggtgtgatggtcaggcgTCCTCATACCTTTGGTCATACAGTAAacataaagtaaagtaaagtaaatttGCCAGATAACATATCTGTATTTTAGACGTAAGCCAGACAGTAGTAGTGTTAGAAGTTCTGGTATCAGTTAGAAGTATTTTTGTACAGTTAGAAGTTTATCTTGAATAAAAAAGTCAAAcagtggccaaaaaaaaaagcttaccgGTATCAAAGTTTAGCATGCGGGCTGCCTCTCCTTCCACAGTGACGGCCACATTGTCACCCTCAATGTAGGCTGCACTGATGCGTCGGTGAGACAGCATGATCTCGAAGAGCCTGCGGCTGCACTGCATGCGGTGCAGAGTCAGCTCACTCACGCGGGGCTCGATATCTGTCTTATAAGCATTGAAGGATTGGTGAAAGATGTTCTTCATTATCTGAGATGGAAGGGTTGGAGGGAAAAATCATTAAagaggtgtgtgaatgtgtctcgcAAACAAAAAACCTTCAAAAGAGTCTAATGATACTAATGTTAAGTAGCATAGCAGCATCAAGATGTCAAATGTGAACCTCTAGggggaaccaaaaaaaaaaaatcctagatGTTACCATGAGCCAACATAAAGAAGCAGGTTAATGCTACTGCCTCACATTATTGCCCCCGTCATCCTCCTGTGGTGTCTTGGTAACGTCTCCCCTATCCTCTGcacccatccacacacacacatacacacacacacacacacttattctccCTTGCTGTAACCAGGTAACAGCATGTGTTTTAGTGAATGACGTGCTCTGTCACACTGTCGGCTATGCGCTGTGACGCCACTGTCTTAATAAACCtcctcacactgtctcactcttcaactctctctttctccattatTGTGTATGCTTCTCTTTCACCATTTTCCTCTAAGCTCTTTAGAGTAAAAACAGCCCTGGCCTTACCTTTATTTATaccctttccttccttttctttccacatccacacacactccatccatGAATGCGTATTCTATGGACCTGTGTATTATCTCAGCTTGATGGAATGTTCCTGCATCTTGTCATCAATTGACTCAGCACCcaactgttttgttttcctcttagTGCTGCACTCAGCAATGCTTTAGCAGCAGTGGGAGAAAATACATGAGATGTACTTTAAAGTGCAACTATGTAGAAATTCTAACTTGTGCAATTTACATCCTGCACTTCTAGTAAAACGAGAAGTAGCAAAATCAAAATAACTGAAACCAAATTGTTCTTCTATTTACTTTGgtgtgtgtctcttttttcCCTAGTGCCTTTTCTGTCTCTGCCTCAAATACCTGAGGGATCAGGTGAGCATGTGTGAGATATGCCCTATAGCGCACcagtatttattaataaatacatggTAATCCCTACTGTACAGGTTGGGGACAGGGAAATCTGACATTTGGTCCAGTTTTTAATTTCTACAATAGGGGCAAAATATGATAATTTCCAATTAAGTCCTATTCAGACTGTATCAGTTTCTCAGGGTAATATACAGATATtagaatattattcattcattcattcattttctaccgcttatctgaacactcgagtcacggggagcctgtgcctggtGTCAGGCCTGATTAATgcctgatctcaggcgtcattgggcatcaaggcaggatacaccctggatggagtgccaacccatcgccgggcacacatacacactctcattcactcacacactacggacaatttttccagagatgccaatcaacctaccatgcatgtctttggaccggggaaggaaaccggagtacctggaggaaacccccgaggcacggggagaacatgcaaactccacacacacaaggaggcgggaatcgaacccccaaccctggaggtgtgaggcgaacgtgctaaccactaagccaatgtGCCCCCCTATTATAATATTAGCTATTAGCTTTTTTGGCTGTTTTTATCATTCTAAAGATAAGAGTTTTGAATTAAATAGGGTTATAATTATATGAATAAATCATGAATCGATTAACACCAACtactacaaataaaaaagactttATAATTATCATTGTAATCTCTTTAATGAATCTGCAAAATCACtctttactgacttttttagcAGCTTCTGCGCTAGACGGTATAGAGAGTGCTATAATCCAAaacaactatccatccatccattttctgtagcacttatgcTACAAGGGCTCATAGGGAACCTGGGGTCTATCCCCAGAGAACTCAGCGCACAAGGCAGGGAACatcctggacagggtgccaacccatcacagggtacaaTTTGGTATACAATCAAACACCACCTACAATTTAGAGACACCACACAGCCTACAATGTCAGAACTGTGGTGGATTGATTAAACTACTGCTAAAGATCACAGCGTAGCCCCTGTAAAAGCTCAACATGGAACACATTCTTTAATAACTGTGATAATAATATTGATATAATACTGATGTTCGTGTATTTGCAGTCTGGAAATTTACACCACCTGCACTTTATATAGTGCCCCTTAGAATTTTCAGTATGGATTTTTACATGAAACTCACGGTACTCATGTTCATGATAAAAAACTAGTTGAAAAACTGAACCCCAGTGGCATGCAAAGACACATTAAAAGCATGAGAAACTGGAGCATGGTGTTATTCCCAGGCTTATTACCGAGGAGTTGGCCGTGTGACGCAGGAAACGCAGCATTTTCGAATCTGCAGATGTGCAGGCCAGGGCCATGTATCGGTTTCTAAATGTTCCATAGATCttcaggtgaaaaccaggttTGGCTGAGGTTTGAGAAGAGTTGCGAGGTTCTTTAGTAGCGTCAATGCCGTATGCTGAAAGGTCAAAGTACAGGCTGTGAGCCCTGATCTCTGGTGTTGGGACCTATAGAGAAAAGACCAAAGGTACAGTACCATTTCCTAAAAAGCACATAAAAATCTACAACTTATCCACCAGCATATATACAACTTATTCATAtacaaatattcatatatatccATGTCCAATCGAAGTGGTCAGTTGTTTTCTGCTTAACTTAGTTCTACACACATTTCATGTAAGTACAATTCAAACCAAATCGCAAATGACTTTTATTCACCAGTATTTATTTAGCTtgaaaggaaatgttttttattttatgaatgaaAGGTCAGGTTTTGTATCTTCTATTTCTGGCAAAAGCTGTTGGTAGTCCAAAGAAGGAGCTGCTGCTCTTTCCAAACTTAATCACACCTTAATTGGTCTTGGTTTACACAGATCAAACAACAATTGGAAATTTGATTTCCTGGATACATTTTCTATGTAAGACACAATGCACTTGATGAGTAATTACTACTGTAATTCTCAGAATCACAGTATGACCTAGCAAGGTCACATAAGGAAATGATTTTGCTTTCAGCTGAAATGACCTAGGAAATGAGACTTAATGAGTCTCTGTCCTCAGAGAACTCTttcatgtgcacacacaaatcaaTCCCCTGTAAAAATCAAATGCAGTTCTACACACTGTTCAAACAATATAAGGAATGTGACCTTCAATACTCTGAATAGACTTGATCAAGCCAATTCCCAGAGTTTCAGTGTGTATAGCTGTCTGGGAGAGTATGTACACAAAGTCCTGTGTAGACCTTTCCTTGAACTTGTCTTCTTCCTATTTGTCACTGTACAACATCCAGTGACTATTAAATAACTTGTATTTATATCTCGCTCAGTTCTGGGTCGCTGGCAACAGCTGGGGAGTATGTTGTCCTTTTTTTCTATCTAAAAGCATCTTGGCATCTAATATTCAAAAACCCAAAGAGCAAAGATCCAGTGCTGCCAGTTATACCAGAGTGGTTCGAGGTTATAAATAGCAGGATATCAAATATGTTGTTGGTCTCTGTAGCTTTGCTGGAAACTCAGAGAGGTCGATAAGTTTTCAGGaattaataaacaaaggaaATATATCTTAGGTTCAGTCACCTCATATCAGATTGTTCCCTTTGCCAGGCCTTTGCctttcatgtactgtatattgccTAGGCTTTGATCTGGAAATTTCATTggtattatgtaaaataaaaggaCATTTGTGACAACCCTAGTGGCTTGCTGATACATGGTGAATAATATACATGGTGAGTACAAACCCCTGCACAGAACtcatatttaaacaaatgaactgaCAGGGTCTTATATAAAACTATGATAATTATGCACTAATAAACTGATGTAAGCAAAACACTAAAAAGTTGGAACAAATAACCAAttagttgttgttattattttaacaggctacataaaaatatataatgaatagtATTGTTAGTATCTTGCtagtaatgaaaaaataatgtgGTTCAAATGTATGCTTCCTATACCACTGTATCCTTTCCCTGCATCCATCACCATTAATGAGTTAAGCATCTTTAAGACTGACCTGCCTTTGGTCCAGCCTCTCTATCGTGGCATTGGCTCCGTAGGCATGACAGGACTCTACTATGTACTCTGAACTGATTCCCAGTACAGAGCAGGAGTCACCACAAGAGCCGTCAGCCACTACAATGATTCGGGGCCGTTCGCCACTAGGGATCCTCCTCAGATACTCATCTGTGAACTAGGGAGGT
The Tachysurus vachellii isolate PV-2020 chromosome 13, HZAU_Pvac_v1, whole genome shotgun sequence genome window above contains:
- the pdia3 gene encoding protein disulfide-isomerase A3 — translated: MLSLLFFVVLASVARASDVLEFTDDDFESRIGDHDLALVEFFAPWCGHCKRLAPEYEAAATRLKGVVPLVKVDCTANSNVCSKYGVSGYPTLKIFRNGEESGAYDGPRTADGIVSHLKKQAGPASVELKSEGEFEKYIGDRDASVVGFFTDAGSAAQGEFLKAASALRESYRFAHTNVDALLKKHNIEGEGIVLFRPPQLSNKFEDSSVQYDEGKFTNSNIKKFIQDNIFGMCPHMTDDNKDQLKGKDLLVAYYDVDYEKNPKGSNYWRNRVMKVAKSFLDQGKKLSFAVANKNTFSHDVSEFGLESSSGELPIVAIRTAKGDKYVMQEEFTRDGKALEKFLQDYFDGNLKRYLKSEPIPESNDGPVKVLVAENFDSIVNDESKDVLIEFYAPWCGHCKSLEPKYKELGEKVSNDPNIVIAKMDATANDVPSPYVVTGFPTLYFSPAGQKQSPKRYEGGREVSDFISYLKREASNPLVVKEDDEKKSKKKKKSEL
- the si:dkey-234i14.6 gene encoding uncharacterized protein si:dkey-234i14.6, with translation MNGVRAEDPESGGAQDHYGSVAYDTALSTLLAVAVYVVVKGSVDGLRQWRARISLLVVGSGPVGLTAALVAVRSGKVLKLTVLDERTRSALLCRPQQIALDPCSVRFLLSLGVDFDNMEGCWHNEHFFTRIGVFQEYLLSVLEQKKQKVDVRVHLGTKFTDEYLRRIPSGERPRIIVVADGSCGDSCSVLGISSEYIVESCHAYGANATIERLDQRQVPTPEIRAHSLYFDLSAYGIDATKEPRNSSQTSAKPGFHLKIYGTFRNRYMALACTSADSKMLRFLRHTANSSIMKNIFHQSFNAYKTDIEPRVSELTLHRMQCSRRLFEIMLSHRRISAAYIEGDNVAVTVEGEAARMLNFDTGCGVNLGMRGLESLGLFIYKTATAQDQNDVFEALSAKIHHSKHVAETFRQTGLTAAMFE